A DNA window from Hordeum vulgare subsp. vulgare chromosome 1H, MorexV3_pseudomolecules_assembly, whole genome shotgun sequence contains the following coding sequences:
- the LOC123420560 gene encoding peroxidase 2-like, producing MMRTVAAVAVAVLLAMAVAEAEAGELKVGYYDKSCRGVENVVKWHVARAIKANRKNGAALVRLIFHDCFVRGCDASVLLDPTPENPHTEKTAPINIGLAAFDLLDDIKSAVEDRCPGVVSCADILIYAARDAASLLSNGHVHFDALAGRLDGVHSHAAEAQQDLPDSTFTIAELIQNFKRKNFTIEELVILSGAHAVGVGHCSSLRARLTAPANQILPAYRGLLAGKCAKGPDPIVPNNIRDEDAGDVAAAVPGFLPKLRKVKDFLDNSYYHNNLARIVTFNSDWQLLTEKEARGHVHEYADNGTLWDEDFSDSLVKLSKLPMPHGSEGEIRKQCRFVNHH from the exons ATGATGAGgacggtggcggcggtggcggtggccgtGCTGCTGGCGATGGcggtggcggaggcggaggcgggggAACTCAAGGTGGGGTATTACGACAAGAGCTGCCGGGGCGTGGAGAACGTGGTGAAGTGGCACGTCGCCAGGGCCATCAAGGCCAACCGCAAGAACGGCGCCGCCCTCGTCCGCCTCATCTTCCACGACTGCTTCGTCAGG GGCTGTGACGCGTCGGTGCTGCTGGACCCGACGCCGGAGAACCCGCACACGGAGAAGACGGCGCCGATCAACATCGGGCTGGCCGCCTTCGACCTGCTCGACGACATCAAGTCGGCGGTGGAGGACCGGTGCCCCGGCGTCGTCTCCTGCGCGGACATCCTCATCTACGCCGCCCGCGACGCCGCCAGCCTGCTGAGCAACGGCCACGTCCACTTCGACGCCCTCGCCGGCCGGCTGGACGGCGTGCACTCCCACGCGGCGGAGGCGCAGCAGGACCTCCCGGACTCCACCTTCACCATCGCCGAGCTCATCCAGAACTTCAAGCGCAAGAACTTCACCATCGAGGAGCTGGTGATCCTGTCCGGCGCGCACGCCGTCGGGGTGGGCCACTGCTCGTCGCTCCGCGCCCGGCTGACCGCCCCCGCCAACCAGATCCTCCCGGCGTACCGGGGCCTCCTCGCCGGGAAGTGCGCCAAGGGGCCGGACCCCATCGTGCCCAACAACATCAGGGACGAGGACGCCGGCGACGTGGCGGCGGCGGTGCCGGGGTTCCTCCCGAAGCTGAGGAAGGTCAAGGACTTCCTGGACAACAGCTACTACCACAACAACCTGGCGAGGATCGTCACCTTCAACTCCGACTGGCAGCTGCTGACGGAGAAGGAGGCGCGCGGGCACGTGCACGAGTACGCCGACAACGGCACGCTCTGGGACGAGGACTTCTCCGACTCGCTCGTCAAGCTCAGCAAGCTGCCCATGCCGCACGGCAGCGAGGGCGAGATCAGGAAGCAGTGCCGCTTCGTCAACCATCACTGA